Proteins found in one Pseudomonas marvdashtae genomic segment:
- a CDS encoding aldehyde dehydrogenase family protein, which yields MADSKRFDHYINGQWVAGADYCANINPSDLSDVIGEYAKADAAQVNAAIDAARAAFPAWSTSGIQARHDALDKVGSEILARREELGQLLAREEGKTLPEAIGEVTRAGNIFKFFAGECLRLSGDYVPSVRPGVNVEVTREALGVIGLITPWNFPIAIPAWKIAPALAYGNCVVIKPAELVPGCAWALAEIISRAGFPAGVFNLVMGSGRVVGDVLVNSPKVDGISFTGSVGVGRQIAVNCVSRQAKVQLEMGGKNPQIILDDADLKQAVELAVQSAFYSTGQRCTASSRLIVTAGIHDKFVAAMAERMQSIKVGHALKAGTDIGPVVSEAQLNQDLKYIDIGQSEGARLVSGGGVVTCDTEGYFLAPTLFADSEASMRISREEIFGPVANIVRVADYEAALAMANDTEFGLSAGIATTSLKYANHFKRHSQAGMVMVNLPTAGVDYHVPFGGRKGSSYGSREQGRYAQEFYTVVKTSYIGS from the coding sequence GTGGCAGATTCAAAGCGTTTCGATCACTACATCAACGGTCAATGGGTGGCCGGTGCTGACTATTGCGCCAACATCAACCCATCTGACTTGTCCGATGTCATCGGCGAATACGCCAAGGCTGACGCAGCCCAAGTCAACGCCGCCATCGACGCCGCCCGCGCCGCGTTCCCGGCCTGGTCGACCTCAGGCATCCAGGCTCGTCACGATGCGCTGGACAAAGTCGGCAGCGAAATCCTCGCTCGCCGCGAAGAACTCGGCCAACTGCTGGCCCGGGAAGAGGGCAAGACCCTGCCCGAAGCCATCGGCGAAGTGACCCGAGCCGGCAACATTTTCAAATTCTTCGCCGGTGAATGCCTGCGCCTGTCGGGCGATTACGTGCCGTCGGTGCGTCCGGGCGTCAACGTTGAAGTGACCCGCGAAGCCCTGGGTGTGATCGGCCTGATCACCCCATGGAACTTCCCGATTGCCATTCCCGCGTGGAAAATCGCCCCGGCCCTGGCCTACGGCAACTGCGTGGTGATCAAGCCCGCCGAGTTGGTGCCGGGTTGTGCCTGGGCGTTGGCCGAAATCATCTCCCGTGCCGGTTTCCCTGCCGGTGTGTTCAACCTGGTGATGGGCAGCGGCCGTGTGGTCGGCGACGTGCTGGTCAACAGCCCGAAAGTCGACGGCATCAGCTTCACCGGTTCCGTGGGCGTAGGTCGGCAGATCGCGGTCAATTGCGTGTCGCGCCAGGCCAAGGTCCAGTTGGAGATGGGCGGCAAGAACCCGCAGATCATCCTTGACGACGCCGACCTCAAGCAGGCCGTCGAGTTGGCAGTGCAGAGCGCGTTCTACTCCACCGGCCAGCGTTGCACGGCGTCGAGCCGCCTGATCGTCACCGCCGGCATCCACGACAAGTTCGTCGCGGCCATGGCCGAGCGCATGCAGTCGATCAAGGTCGGTCATGCGTTGAAGGCCGGCACCGATATCGGGCCGGTGGTTTCCGAAGCCCAGCTCAACCAGGACTTGAAGTACATCGACATCGGCCAGAGCGAAGGTGCGCGGCTGGTGAGCGGTGGCGGCGTGGTGACCTGCGACACCGAAGGTTACTTCCTGGCGCCGACCCTGTTCGCCGACAGCGAAGCCTCGATGCGCATCAGCCGCGAAGAAATCTTCGGCCCGGTGGCCAACATCGTGCGCGTGGCTGACTACGAGGCGGCGCTGGCGATGGCCAACGACACCGAGTTCGGTCTCTCGGCCGGTATTGCTACCACCTCGTTGAAATACGCCAATCACTTCAAGCGCCATTCCCAGGCGGGCATGGTGATGGTCAACCTGCCGACCGCTGGCGTGGATTACCACGTGCCGTTCGGCGGGCGCAAAGGTTCGTCCTACGGTTCGCGCGAGCAAGGTCGCTATGCGCAAGAGTTCTACACCGTGGTGAAGACTTCCTATATCGGTTCGTAA
- a CDS encoding FadR/GntR family transcriptional regulator, translating to MENPIDVPRLPRKRRSLAQELVTVLSEQIRDGLLKRGDKLPTESAIMEAHGVSRTVVREAISRLQAAGQVETRHGIGTFVLDTPSPSGFRIDPATVVTLRDVLAILELRISLEVESAGLAAQRRSDEQLAAMRAALDALNESAAHASDAVASDFAFHLEIALSTGNRYFTDIMTHLGTSIIPRTRLNSARLAHDDHQHYMDRLSREHEEIYEAIARQDSDAARAAMRLHLTNSRERLRQAHEEAQAQG from the coding sequence ATGGAAAACCCGATCGACGTCCCACGTCTTCCTCGTAAGCGCCGCAGCCTGGCGCAGGAGCTGGTGACGGTGCTGTCCGAGCAGATTCGTGACGGCCTGCTCAAGCGCGGCGATAAACTGCCGACCGAGTCGGCGATCATGGAAGCCCATGGCGTCAGCCGCACGGTGGTGCGCGAGGCGATTTCGCGCTTGCAGGCGGCCGGCCAGGTGGAAACCCGCCATGGCATTGGCACCTTCGTGCTGGACACGCCCAGCCCGAGTGGCTTTCGCATCGACCCGGCGACGGTGGTCACGTTGCGCGATGTGCTGGCGATCCTGGAATTGCGTATCAGCCTGGAAGTGGAGTCGGCTGGCCTGGCGGCACAACGCCGCAGCGACGAGCAACTTGCCGCGATGCGCGCGGCACTCGACGCCTTGAACGAAAGCGCGGCCCACGCCAGTGACGCGGTGGCCTCGGACTTCGCCTTCCACCTGGAAATCGCCCTGTCCACCGGCAACCGCTACTTCACCGACATCATGACCCACCTGGGCACCAGCATCATCCCGCGCACCCGGCTGAACTCGGCGCGCCTGGCCCACGACGACCACCAGCACTACATGGATCGCCTGAGTCGCGAGCATGAGGAAATCTACGAAGCCATCGCCCGCCAGGACTCCGACGCGGCCCGTGCGGCCATGCGTTTGCACCTGACCAACAGCCGCGAACGGCTGCGCCAGGCTCATGAAGAGGCGCAGGCGCAGGGCTAG
- the kdgD gene encoding 5-dehydro-4-deoxyglucarate dehydratase, translating to MNPQELKSILSSGLLSFPVTDFTANGDFNRDSYIKRLEWLAPYGASALFAAGGTGEFFSLAASEYSQVIKTAVDTCATSVPILAGVGGATRQAIEYAQEAERLGAKGLLLLPHYLTEASQDGVAAHVEAVCKSVKIGVVVYNRNVCRLNATQLEQLAERCPNLIGYKDGLGDIELMVSIRRRLGDRFSYLGGLPTAEVYAAAYKALGVPVYSSAVFNFIPKTAMDFYHAIAREDHETVGKIIDDFFLPYLDIRNRKAGYAVSIVKAGAKIVGYDAGPVRTPLTDLLPEEYEALAALIDKQGKQ from the coding sequence ATGAATCCACAAGAACTGAAGTCCATCCTCTCGTCTGGCCTGCTGTCGTTCCCGGTCACCGATTTCACTGCCAATGGCGATTTCAATCGCGACAGCTACATCAAGCGCCTCGAGTGGCTGGCCCCGTATGGCGCCTCTGCTTTGTTCGCAGCGGGCGGCACCGGTGAATTCTTCTCCCTGGCCGCCAGTGAGTATTCGCAAGTCATCAAGACCGCCGTCGATACCTGCGCCACCAGCGTGCCGATCCTTGCCGGTGTCGGCGGTGCGACCCGCCAGGCCATCGAATACGCTCAGGAAGCCGAGCGCCTGGGCGCCAAGGGCCTGTTGCTGCTGCCGCACTACCTGACCGAAGCCAGCCAGGACGGCGTAGCCGCCCACGTTGAAGCCGTGTGCAAATCGGTGAAAATCGGCGTGGTGGTGTACAACCGCAACGTCTGCCGCCTGAACGCCACCCAGCTGGAACAACTGGCCGAGCGTTGCCCGAACCTGATCGGCTACAAAGATGGCCTGGGCGATATCGAACTGATGGTGTCGATCCGTCGTCGCCTCGGCGATCGTTTCAGCTACCTGGGTGGCCTGCCGACCGCTGAGGTCTACGCCGCGGCCTACAAGGCCCTGGGCGTTCCGGTCTACTCCTCGGCGGTGTTCAACTTCATCCCGAAAACCGCGATGGACTTCTACCACGCCATTGCCCGCGAAGATCACGAAACCGTTGGCAAGATCATCGACGACTTCTTCCTGCCATACCTGGACATCCGCAACCGCAAGGCCGGTTATGCAGTGAGCATCGTCAAGGCCGGCGCGAAAATCGTGGGCTATGACGCCGGTCCTGTGCGTACGCCGCTGACCGATCTGCTGCCAGAAGAATACGAAGCACTGGCCGCGCTGATCGACAAGCAAGGCAAGCAGTAA
- a CDS encoding MFS transporter — MQETKPTRVRYLILLMLFLVTTINYADRATIAIAGSSLQKDLGIDAVTLGYIFSAFGWAYVAGQIPGGWLLDRFGSKKIYALSIFTWSLFTVLQGYVGEFGMSTAVVALFMLRFLVGLAEAPSFPGNARIVAAWFPTAERGTASAIFNSAQYFATVLFAPLMGWIVYRFGWQHVFIVMGVIGIVFSLVWLKVIYSPRQHPMINEAEFNHIAANGAMVDMDQDKGKDKKSDGPKWDYIRQLLTNRMMLGVYLGQYCINGITYFFLTWFPVYLVQERGMTILKAGFIASLPAICGFIGGVLGGVISDYLLRKGHSLTFARKAPIIAGLLVSSSIVACNYVDIEWMVVGFMALAFFGKGVGALGWAVVSDTSPKQIAGLSGGLFNTFGNLASITTPIVIGYIISSTGSFKWALVFVGCNALMAVFSYLVIVGPIKRVVLKEPAAKDADLSSLSEAKS; from the coding sequence ATGCAAGAGACCAAGCCGACCCGCGTCCGCTATTTGATCCTGCTCATGCTGTTTTTGGTGACGACGATCAACTATGCCGACCGCGCCACCATCGCAATTGCGGGCTCCAGCCTGCAAAAAGACCTCGGCATCGATGCCGTCACCCTCGGTTATATCTTCTCCGCTTTCGGCTGGGCCTACGTGGCCGGGCAGATTCCTGGCGGCTGGCTGCTCGACCGTTTCGGCTCGAAAAAAATCTATGCCTTGAGCATTTTCACCTGGTCGCTGTTCACCGTGCTGCAGGGCTATGTCGGTGAATTCGGCATGTCCACGGCCGTGGTTGCGCTGTTCATGCTGCGCTTTCTGGTCGGGCTGGCCGAAGCGCCTTCCTTCCCGGGCAACGCACGGATCGTCGCCGCCTGGTTCCCCACCGCAGAACGCGGCACCGCCTCGGCGATCTTCAACTCGGCGCAGTATTTTGCCACCGTGTTGTTCGCACCGCTGATGGGTTGGATCGTCTACCGCTTCGGCTGGCAGCACGTGTTCATCGTGATGGGCGTGATCGGCATCGTGTTCTCGCTGGTCTGGTTGAAAGTGATCTACAGTCCGCGTCAGCACCCAATGATCAACGAAGCCGAGTTCAATCACATCGCCGCCAACGGCGCGATGGTCGATATGGACCAGGACAAGGGCAAGGACAAGAAAAGCGACGGTCCGAAGTGGGATTACATCCGCCAACTGCTGACCAACCGCATGATGCTCGGCGTTTACCTGGGCCAATATTGCATCAACGGCATCACCTACTTCTTCCTGACGTGGTTCCCGGTGTACCTGGTGCAGGAACGCGGCATGACCATCCTCAAGGCCGGCTTCATCGCGTCCTTGCCGGCGATCTGCGGATTCATCGGCGGCGTGCTCGGCGGGGTGATTTCCGATTACCTGCTGCGCAAGGGCCATTCGCTGACCTTCGCTCGCAAGGCGCCGATCATCGCCGGCCTGCTGGTGTCCAGCAGCATCGTGGCGTGCAACTACGTCGACATCGAATGGATGGTGGTGGGCTTCATGGCCTTGGCCTTCTTCGGTAAAGGCGTCGGCGCACTGGGCTGGGCCGTGGTCTCCGATACGTCGCCAAAACAGATCGCCGGTTTGAGCGGTGGCCTGTTCAACACCTTTGGCAACCTGGCGTCGATTACCACGCCAATCGTCATCGGCTACATCATCAGTTCCACTGGCTCGTTCAAATGGGCGTTGGTGTTTGTCGGTTGCAACGCGCTGATGGCGGTGTTCAGCTATCTGGTCATCGTGGGCCCGATCAAGCGCGTGGTGCTCAAGGAACCAGCGGCCAAGGATGCCGATCTCTCCAGCCTGTCTGAAGCCAAATCCTGA
- the garD gene encoding galactarate dehydratase, translating into MNLIEHADSPRYIRLNERDNVVIVVNDQGVPAGTEFPDGLVTVDFVPQSHKVTLEDIPEGGEVIRYGQVIGYALQPIPRGSWVKEDQLRMPTAPPLDSLPLSTDVPVADAPLEGYTFEGYRNADGTVGTRNILGITTTVQCVTGVLDHAVKRIKDELLPKYPNVDDVVALTHSYGCGVAITATDAYIPIRTVRNLARNPNLGGEALVISLGCEKLQAGQVMHEGDSSVDLSEPWLYRLQDSSHGFTEMIEQIMELAETRLKKLDQRRRETVPASELILGMQCGGSDAFSGITANPALGYASDLLLRAGATVMFSEVTEVRDAIYLLTSRAQTREVAEELVREMDWYDRYLAKGEADRSANTTPGNKKGGLSNIVEKSLGSIVKSGSSAINGVLGPGERFKQKGLIFCATPASDFVCGTLQLAAGMNLHVFTTGRGTPYGLAMAPVVKVSTRTELAQRWPDLIDIDAGRIATGRASIEELGWELFHYYLDVASGKKQTWAERHKLYNDITLFNPAPIT; encoded by the coding sequence ATGAATCTGATTGAACATGCCGATTCGCCCCGTTACATCCGCCTGAACGAGCGGGACAACGTGGTGATCGTCGTCAACGACCAAGGCGTACCGGCCGGGACTGAATTCCCGGACGGCCTGGTCACCGTCGACTTCGTGCCACAAAGCCACAAAGTTACCCTGGAGGACATTCCCGAGGGTGGCGAGGTGATTCGCTACGGCCAGGTCATTGGCTATGCGCTGCAACCGATCCCCCGTGGCAGCTGGGTCAAGGAAGACCAGCTGCGCATGCCCACCGCGCCACCGCTGGACAGCTTGCCGCTGTCCACCGATGTGCCGGTGGCCGATGCGCCGCTGGAGGGCTACACCTTCGAGGGTTATCGCAACGCCGACGGCACTGTCGGCACGCGCAATATCCTGGGCATCACCACCACGGTGCAGTGCGTGACCGGCGTGCTGGACCATGCGGTCAAGCGCATCAAGGACGAGTTGCTGCCCAAGTACCCGAACGTCGATGACGTGGTGGCGCTGACCCACAGCTACGGCTGCGGCGTGGCGATCACCGCCACCGACGCGTACATCCCGATCCGCACCGTGCGCAACCTGGCGCGCAACCCGAACCTGGGTGGCGAGGCGCTGGTGATCAGCCTGGGCTGCGAGAAATTGCAGGCCGGGCAGGTGATGCATGAGGGCGACAGTTCGGTGGATCTCAGCGAGCCATGGCTGTACCGCTTGCAGGATTCCAGTCACGGTTTCACCGAAATGATCGAGCAGATCATGGAGCTGGCCGAGACGCGCCTGAAGAAGCTCGACCAGCGTCGCCGCGAAACCGTGCCCGCTTCGGAACTGATCTTGGGCATGCAGTGCGGCGGCAGCGATGCGTTTTCCGGCATCACCGCCAACCCGGCCCTGGGCTATGCCTCGGACCTGTTGTTGCGGGCCGGTGCGACGGTGATGTTCTCCGAAGTCACCGAAGTACGCGATGCGATCTACCTCCTGACCTCCCGGGCGCAAACCCGCGAAGTCGCCGAGGAGCTGGTGCGCGAAATGGACTGGTACGACCGTTACCTGGCCAAAGGCGAAGCCGATCGCAGTGCCAACACCACGCCGGGCAACAAGAAGGGCGGGTTGTCGAACATCGTCGAGAAGTCCTTGGGCTCGATCGTCAAGTCCGGCAGCAGCGCGATCAACGGCGTGCTCGGCCCGGGCGAGCGGTTCAAGCAAAAGGGCCTGATCTTCTGTGCCACGCCGGCCAGCGATTTTGTCTGCGGCACGCTGCAATTGGCGGCGGGCATGAACCTGCATGTGTTCACCACCGGTCGCGGAACGCCGTATGGCCTGGCGATGGCGCCCGTGGTGAAGGTCTCGACCCGTACTGAACTGGCCCAGCGCTGGCCCGACTTGATCGACATCGATGCCGGCCGGATCGCCACTGGACGCGCGAGCATCGAAGAGTTGGGCTGGGAGCTGTTCCACTACTACCTGGACGTGGCCAGCGGCAAGAAGCAAACCTGGGCCGAGCGGCACAAGCTGTACAACGACATCACGTTGTTCAACCCAGCGCCGATTACCTGA
- a CDS encoding AEC family transporter — protein sequence MLAIFLETLNITAPVFAMLFLGTLLKRIYWINDNFIHIASSLVFNVTMPALLFLGILHADLHAALQPDLLIYFSIATLVSFAMAWGWAIWRCPREDRGIYTQGAFRGNNGVIGLALAASMYGDYGISLGAILAALVILFYNTLSTIVLAVYSPVIKSDPWSICKSVVSNPLIISVIVAAPFAYWQIGLPNWFETSTKYLAQMTLPLALICIGGTLSLAALRKSGKMALSSSLVKMVGLPLVTTLGAWLWGFRGAELGILFLYFGSPTAAASFVMARAANGNHELAAAIIVITTLMAAITTNLGIFVLQWGGWI from the coding sequence ATGCTGGCAATTTTCCTCGAAACCCTGAACATCACCGCGCCGGTGTTTGCCATGCTGTTTTTGGGGACGTTGCTCAAACGCATCTACTGGATCAACGACAACTTCATTCACATCGCCTCGTCCCTGGTGTTCAACGTCACCATGCCGGCGTTGTTGTTCCTCGGCATCTTGCACGCCGATCTGCACGCAGCACTGCAACCCGACCTGCTGATCTATTTCTCGATTGCTACCCTGGTGAGTTTCGCCATGGCGTGGGGCTGGGCGATCTGGCGCTGCCCGCGGGAAGATCGCGGCATCTACACCCAAGGTGCGTTTCGCGGCAACAACGGGGTCATCGGCCTGGCGCTGGCGGCGAGCATGTACGGTGACTACGGGATTTCCCTGGGCGCGATCCTCGCTGCGTTGGTGATCCTGTTCTACAACACGCTGTCGACCATTGTGCTGGCGGTCTACAGCCCGGTGATCAAGTCCGACCCGTGGAGCATCTGCAAAAGTGTGGTCAGCAACCCGTTGATCATCAGCGTGATCGTCGCCGCGCCGTTCGCCTATTGGCAGATCGGCCTGCCAAACTGGTTCGAGACCTCGACCAAGTACCTGGCGCAGATGACCTTGCCCCTGGCGCTGATCTGCATCGGTGGCACGTTGTCGCTGGCGGCCTTGCGCAAGAGCGGCAAGATGGCCCTGAGTTCGAGCCTGGTGAAAATGGTCGGCCTGCCGCTGGTGACGACCTTGGGCGCCTGGCTCTGGGGCTTTCGTGGGGCGGAACTGGGGATCCTGTTCCTCTACTTCGGCAGCCCCACCGCCGCCGCCAGCTTCGTCATGGCCCGGGCGGCGAATGGCAACCATGAACTGGCGGCGGCGATCATCGTCATCACCACGTTGATGGCGGCGATTACCACCAACCTGGGGATTTTTGTGTTGCAGTGGGGTGGGTGGATCTAG